From the genome of Anopheles moucheti chromosome 3, idAnoMoucSN_F20_07, whole genome shotgun sequence, one region includes:
- the LOC128304193 gene encoding antigen 5 like allergen Cul n 1-like, giving the protein MFYSLLTTLLVLGALPGGQQLATNNAYCDADYCEPGLTNVGCMPTPVQGVPACSGKQASNVNLTQFGQTFILHEHNKLRSLLASGQLGTFASASRMPQLVWDIELANQAAHNVRTCHFHHDECRNTEQFRFVGQNIAYYSYSGARKGISELVVKEINRWWSEHNVTKQQQLDEFPSEESEPPIGHFTQMVSDRTWKVGCSAQQWLEGDSNVFYFLCNYSFGNMVGQPVYVKGPPASGCTTGGIRQYPGLCSIQERIYSTPTAISN; this is encoded by the exons ATGTTTTATTCATTGCTTA CCACCTTGTTGGTGCTGGGTGCCTTGCCCGGCGGTCAACAACTTGCCACGAATAATGCGTACTGTGATGCGGATTACTGTGAGCCGGGACTGACGAATGTGGGCTGTATGCCCACACCCGTACAAGGAGTCCCTGCATGCAGTGGAAAGCAAGCATCTAATGTGAACCTCACCCAGTTTGGACAAACGTTTATTCTACACGAGCATAACAAGTTGCGCTCGCTGCTAGCCAGCGGACAGTTGGGTACGTTTGCTTCTGCCTCGCGTATGCCACAACTCGTGTGGGACATCGAGCTTGCCAACCAGGCTGCCCACAATGTACGCACCTGCCACTTTCACCACGACGAGTGCCGAAATACGGAGCAATTTAGGTTCGTGGGACAAAACATCGCTTATTATAGTTATAGTGGCGCACGGAAGGGCATCAGCGAACTGGTGGTAAAGGAAATTAACCGGTGGTGGAGTGAGCACAACGtgacgaaacaacaacaactggaTGAATTCCCTTCCGAAGAGTCGGA ACCCCCAATCGGCCACTTCACGCAGATGGTTAGTGATCGTACGTGGAAAGTCGGATGTTCCGCTCAACAGTGGCTCGAAGGGGATTCAAATGTGTTTTACTTCTTGTGCAATTACTCGTTTGGCAACATGGTTGGCCAGCCGGTGTACGTGAAGGGTCCTCCCGCCTCTGGATGCACTACCGGGGGCATTAGACAATATCCCGGGTTGTGTTCGATACAGGAACGCATTTACTCTACACCGACAGCAATTTCGAATTGA
- the LOC128302864 gene encoding antigen 5 like allergen Cul n 1-like has protein sequence MANWIFVTIACCLVSGLLAQTDYCKTTYCRPGLTNVGCNPPPASGGASCTGKSPAVVVMDSNLQNLILSEHNTRRSQLALGQLAPCASCTPFLPATRMPTLTWDAALAKQAGNNARSCVYGHDKCRNTAVYAWAGQNIALSKFYGMTRTTSQLIMEAINGWWKEYSDTKQSQLNSYPSGYTGPAIGHFTQMASDQTARIGCAMQYWLDGKFNTYYFVCDYAVTNVVGTAVYKTGKATFGCTTGPNPMESLSGLCSPAEKIMPVYNYSNALQ, from the exons ATGGCAAATTGGATATTCG TGACGATCGCATGCTGCTTGGTGAGTGGCCTACTGGCGCAAACGGACTACTGCAAAACAACTTATTGTCGTCCGGGACTAACGAACGTCGGTTGTAATCCTCCTCCAGCATCCGGTGGTGCTAGCTGCACTGGAAAGAGTCCTGCTGTAGTGGTAATGGACTCCAATCTGCAGAATTTGATTCTTTCCGAGCACAACACACGTCGATCACAGCTTGCCCTTGGCCAGTTGGCGCCGTGTGCGTCCTGTACGCCATTCCTGCCAGCGACTCGCATGCCTACGCTTACCTGGGATGCGGCACTGGCTAAGCAAGCTGGCAACAATGCTCGTAGCTGCGTCTATGGACACGATAAATGCCGCAACACAGCTGTGTACGCGTGGGCCGGACAGAACATTGCCTTATCCAAGTTTTACGGCATGACCAGAACCACTTCCCAGCTGATTATGGAAGCCATCAATGGCTGGTGGAAAGAATACAGTGATACTAAGCAATCTCAGCTTAATAGCTATCCATCGGGATACACGGG ACCTGCGATTGGACATTTCACCCAGATGGCAAGTGATCAAACCGCTAGGATTGGATGCGCTATGCAGTACTGGTTGGATGGGAAGTTTAACACGTACTATTTTGTCTGTGACTATGCTGTAACGAACGTGGTTGGTACTGCAGTATACAAGACTGGAAAAGCTACTTTCGGTTGTACTACGGGACCCAACCCGATGGAATCACTAAGCGGACTGTGCTCACCGGCTGAAAAAATAATGCCTGTTTACAACTACTCAAATGCACTGCAATAA
- the LOC128302865 gene encoding venom allergen 3-like, whose translation MASWIFVAIACCLTSGLQAQTDYCTTTYCRSGKPNVGCNPPAATGGPVCAGKNSAVVALDSNLQSLILSEHNTRRSQLALGQLESFLPATRMPTITWDAELAKQAGNNARSCVYGHDKCRNTPVYAWAGQNIAQSQFYGMTKTTEELVKEGINSWWSEYNVTTQDQLNSYPTGYKGPAIGHFTQMASDQTDKLGCAMQYWLDGEWDTYYLVCNYGVTNVLGCPVYKSGTVASGCTTGPNPIAALNGLCSTSESINPLPNSAA comes from the exons ATGGCGAGCTGGATATTCG TCGCGATCGCATGCTGCCTGACCAGTGGTCTGCAGGCACAAACGGACTACTGCACCACAACTTACTGCCGCTCTGGAAAACCGAACGTCGGTTGTAATCCTCCTGCTGCAACCGGTGGTCCTGTATGCGCTGGAAAGAACTCTGCAGTAGTGGCACTGGATTCCAATCTGCAGTCTTTGATTCTTTCCGAGCATAACACACGTCGATCACAGCTTGCCTTGGGTCAGTTGGAATCTTTTCTTCCAGCGACTCGCATGCCTACGATTACCTGGGACGCGGAACTGGCTAAGCAAGCTGGCAACAACGCACGTAGCTGCGTCTATGGACACGATAAATGCCGTAATACGCCTGTGTACGCGTGGGCCGGACAGAACATAGCTCAGTCACAGTTTTATGGCATGACAAAGACGACAGAGGAGTTGGTTAAGGAAGGtattaattcctggtggagtgAATACAACGTCACCACACAAGATCAACTTAATAGCTATCCGACAGGATACAAAGG ACCTGCGATAGGACATTTCACTCAGATGGCAAGCGATCAAACTGACAAACTAGGATGCGCTATGCAGTACTGGTTGGATGGAGAATGGGACACGTACTACTTAGTTTGTAATTATGGCGTCACGAACGTCCTCGGTTGTCCTGTATACAAAAGCGGAACTGTCGCCTCCGGATGTACAACGGGACCAAATCCAATTGCCGCACTGAACGGACTGTGTTCGACGTCGGAGTCGATAAATCCACTTCCAAATTCTGCAGCATAA
- the LOC128304484 gene encoding antigen 5 like allergen Cul n 1-like has translation MFRFVLASLLLVGLFDHIYSVDYCTANLCPSGVSNVGCNPPPQTGGPGCFGQSPAVVSITAHLQTIILELHNRHRSQIASGGVSPFFPARRMPTLVWNAELASQAGHNARSCVFQHDQCRNTEDFAWAGQNLAIKQFYGQTLTVESLIEDSVRMWWEEHFDTSTAHIDSYPSNHVGPAIGHFTQMASDRTWAVGCAMQNWLEDGIWITYYFVCNYSFTNIVNQPVYVTGATASGCTTGVNSHYSGLCSENEVVQSVP, from the exons ATGTTCCGCTTTGTCCTAG CATCACTTCTCTTGGTGGGTCTATTCGATCACATCTACTCGGTCGACTACTGCACGGCCAATCTGTGCCCGAGCGGAGTATCGAATGTCGGCTGTAATCCTCCGCCACAGACAGGAGGCCCCGGCTGCTTCGGACAATCTCCGGCAGTAGTGTCCATTACGGCGCACCTGCAAACAATCATCCTTGAGCTGCACAACAGACACCGTTCCCAGATCGCGTCCGGAGGAGTGAGCCCGTTCTTCCCGGCCCGACGCATGCCCACCCTGGTCTGGAATGCTGAGTTGGCCTCACAGGCGGGACACAACGCACGGTCCTGTGTGTTCCAGCACGACCAATGCCGCAACACGGAAGACTTCGCCTGGGCTGGTCAGAATTTGGCCATTAAGCAGTTCTATGGACAGACTCTCACCGTGGAGAGCCTGATCGAAGATTCCGTACGTATGTGGTGGGAAGAGCATTTCGATACGTCCACCGCGCACATCGATAGCTACCCGAGCAACCATGTTGG ACCCGCTATTGGACACTTCACGCAAATGGCGAGCGATCGTACCTGGGCCGTGGGATGTGCCATGCAGAACTGGCTAGAGGATGGCATTTGGATCACGTACTACTTCGTGTGCAACTACTCGTTCACCAACATCGTGAATCAGCCAGTGTATGTTACCGGCGCTACTGCCTCGGGATGTACGACTGGTGTAAACTCGCACTACTCGGGTCTGTGCTCGGAGAATGAGGTAGTTCAATCGGTACCATAA
- the LOC128303367 gene encoding antigen 5 like allergen Cul n 1-like: MVSWIFVTIACCLVSGLQAQTNYCTTSYCRPGVPNVGCNPPPASGGASCANKSPAVVVMDSNLQTLILSEHNTRRSQLALGQLAPFLPATRMPTITWDTELAKQAGNNARSCVYGHDKCRNTAVYAWAGQNIALSKFYGMTRTTSQLIMEAINGWWKEYSDTKQSQLNSYPSGYTGPAIGHFTQMASDQTAKIGCAMQYWLDGKFNTYYFVCDYAVTNVVGTAVYKAGKATSGCTTGRNPMASLSGLCSPAEKIVPIYN; this comes from the exons ATGGTGAGCTGGATATTCG TGACGATCGCATGCTGCTTGGTCAGTGGCCTACAGGCGCAAACGAACTACTGCACCACAAGTTATTGTCGTCCAGGAGTACCCAACGTCGGTTGTAATCCCCCTCCAGCATCCGGTGGTGCTAGTTGCGCTAACAAGAGTCCTGCCGTAGTGGTAATGGACTCCAATCTGCAGACTTTGATTCTTTCCGAGCACAACACACGTCGATCACAGCTAGCCTTGGGTCAGTTGGCGCCATTCCTGCCAGCGACTCGCATGCCTACGATTACCTGGGATACGGAACTGGCTAAGCAAGCTGGCAACAATGCTCGTAGCTGCGTCTATGGACACGATAAATGCCGCAACACAGCTGTGTACGCGTGGGCCGGACAGAACATTGCCTTATCCAAGTTTTACGGCATGACCAGAACCACTTCCCAGCTGATTATGGAAGCCATCAATGGCTGGTGGAAAGAATACAGTGATACTAAGCAATCTCAGCTTAATAGCTATCCATCGGGATACACGGG ACCTGCGATTGGACATTTCACCCAGATGGCAAGTGATCAAACCGCTAAGATTGGATGCGCTATGCAGTACTGGTTGGATGGGAAGTTTAACACGTACTATTTTGTCTGTGACTATGCTGTAACGAACGTGGTTGGTACTGCAGTATACAAGGCAGGAAAAGCTACTTCTGGTTGTACTACGGGACGCAACCCGATGGCATCACTAAGCGGATTGTGCTCACCGGCTGAAAAAATCGTCCCTATTTACAACTAA
- the LOC128302863 gene encoding antigen 5 like allergen Cul n 1-like has product MASWIFVTIACCLLSGLQAETDYCTTTYCSVELENVGCNPPPATGGPACDGKSAEEVVLDSNLQSLILYEHNTRRSKFAMGQLESFLPATRMPTITWDTELAKQAGHNARSCIDVHDSCRNTRVYRWAGQNIILSKFGSTMAPEDLVKNGINIWWSEYKDTTQDQLNSYPAGYKGPAIGHFTQMVSDQTDKLGCAIQHWLDGGSDAYYFVCNYAVTNALEHSIYKNGTVASACTTGPNPIEELSGLCSPDESINPVPNQYTVEQPCVECSSTETDPFDVSLHG; this is encoded by the exons ATGGCGAGCTGGATATTCG TGACGATAGCATGTTGCTTGCTCAGTGGCCTGCAGGCAGAAACGGACTACTGCACCACAACTTACTGCTCTGTAGAATTGGAGAACGTCGGCTGTAATCCTCCTCCAGCAACCGGTGGTCCGGCCTGCGATGGCAAGAGTGCTGAAGAAGTAGTACTGGACTCGAATCTCCAGTCGTTGATACTGTACGAGCACAACACACGTCGATCGAAGTTTGCAATGGGTCAGTTGGAATCTTTTCTTCCAGCGACTCGCATGCCCACGATCACCTGGGATACGGAATTGGCAAAGCAAGCTGGCCACAATGCTCGTAGCTGCATCGATGTACACGATAGTTGTCGAAATACGCGTGTGTACAGGTGGGCCGGACAGAACATAATATTGTCAAAGTTTGGCTCGACAATGGCGCCTGAGGATCTGGTGAAGAACGGCATCAATATATGGTGGAGTGAATATAAAGACACTACGCAAGATCAACTCAATAGCTATCCGGCAGGATACAAAGG ACCAGCGATAGGGCACTTTACTCAGATGGTAAGCGATCAAACTGACAAACTTGGATGCGCTATACAGCATTGGTTGGATGGTGGTTCGGACGCGTACTACTTTGTTTGTAATTATGCCGTCACGAACGCATTAGAACATTCAATATACAAAAACGGAACTGTCGCCTCCGCGTGTACTACGGGGCCAAATCCAATTGAAGAGCTAAGTGGGCTATGTTCGCCGGACGAGTCGATAAACCCTGTACCGAACCAGTACACAGTGGAGCAACCATGCGTTGAGTGCTCTTCTACAGAAACTGATCCTTTTGATGTGTCACTGCATGGGTGA
- the LOC128304379 gene encoding antigen 5 like allergen Cul n 1-like, with the protein MASWIFVAIACCLVSGLQAQTNYCTTTYCKAGIPNVGCNPPPATGGTSCANKSPAVVVMDANLQTLILSEHNTRRSKFALGQIARCPSCLPFLPATRMPTITWDAELAKQAGNNARSCVYGHDKCRNTPVYAWAGQNIAMSQFYNMNKTTSQIALEGINGWWSEYNVTTQTQLDGYPSGYTGPAIGHFTQMVSDRTDKMGCAMQYWLDGIWQTYYFVCNYAVTNVVGHAAYTNGTVASGCTTGRNPIATQNGLCSTAEKIVPIYN; encoded by the exons atggcgaGCTGGATATTTG TGGCGATCGCATGCTGCCTGGTTAGTGGACTACAGGCGCAGACGAACTACTGCACCACAACCTATTGTAAAGCAGGAATACCCAACGTGGGCTGTAATCCCCCTCCCGCAACCGGTGGTACTAGCTGCGCTAACAAGAGTCCTGCCGTAGTGGTAATGGACGCCAACCTGCAGACTTTGATTCTTTCCGAGCACAACACACGTCGCTCAAAGTTTGCCTTGGGCCAGATAGCGAGGTGTCCATCCTGTCTGCCATTCCTGCCAGCGACTCGCATGCCTACGATCACCTGGGACGCGGAACTGGCTAAGCAAGCTGGCAACAACGCACGTAGCTGCGTCTATGGACACGATAAATGCCGTAATACGCCTGTGTACGCGTGGGCCGGACAGAACATTGCCATGTCACAGTTTTACAACATGAACAAAACCACTTCCCAAATTGCTCTGGAGGGTATCAATGGCTGGTGGAGTGAATACAACGTCACCACACAAACTCAGCTGGACGGTTATCCATCGGGTTATACGGG ACCTGCAATTGGACATTTCACCCAGATGGTGAGCGATAGAACTGACAAAATGGGATGCGCTATGCAGTACTGGTTGGATGGAATCTGGCAAACATACTACTTTGTCTGTAACTATGCCGTTACGAACGTCGTCGGTCATGCAGCTTACACGAATGGAACTGTCGCTTCCGGTTGTACTACGGGACGCAACCCTATTGCTACGCAGAACGGACTGTGCTCAACGGCTGAAAAAATCGTCCCTATTTACAACTAA
- the LOC128304855 gene encoding antigen 5 like allergen Cul n 1-like, with the protein MFRFVLASLLLVGLFDHIYSVDYCTANLCPSGVPNVGCNPPPQTGGPGCFGQSPAVVSITAHLQTIILELHNRHRSQIASGGVSPFFPARRMPTLVWNAELASQAGHNARSCVFQHDQCRNTEDFAWAGQNLAIKQFYGQTLTVESLIEDSVRMWWEEHFDTSTAHIDSYPSNHVGPAIGHFTQMASDRTWAVGCAMQNWLEDGIWITYYFVCNYSFTNIVNQPVYVTGATASGCTTGVNSHYSGLCSENEVVQSVP; encoded by the exons ATGTTCCGCTTTGTCCTAG CATCACTTCTCTTGGTGGGTCTATTCGATCACATCTACTCGGTCGACTACTGCACGGCCAACCTATGCCCGAGCGGAGTACCGAATGTCGGCTGTAATCCTCCGCCACAGACAGGAGGCCCCGGCTGCTTCGGACAATCTCCGGCAGTAGTGTCCATTACGGCGCACCTGCAAACAATCATCCTTGAGCTGCACAACAGACACCGTTCCCAGATCGCGTCCGGAGGAGTGAGCCCGTTCTTCCCGGCCCGACGCATGCCCACCCTGGTCTGGAATGCTGAGTTGGCCTCACAGGCGGGACACAACGCACGGTCCTGTGTGTTCCAGCACGACCAATGCCGCAACACGGAAGACTTCGCCTGGGCTGGTCAGAATCTGGCCATTAAGCAGTTCTATGGACAGACTCTCACCGTGGAGAGCCTGATCGAAGATTCCGTACGCATGTGGTGGGAAGAGCATTTCGATACGTCCACCGCGCACATCGATAGCTACCCGAGCAACCATGTTGG ACCCGCTATTGGACACTTCACGCAAATGGCTAGCGATCGTACCTGGGCCGTGGGATGTGCCATGCAGAACTGGCTAGAGGATGGCATTTGGATCACGTACTACTTCGTGTGCAACTACTCGTTCACCAACATCGTGAATCAGCCAGTGTATGTTACCGGCGCTACTGCCTCGGGATGTACGACTGGTGTAAACTCGCACTACTCGGGTCTGTGCTCGGAGAATGAGGTAGTTCAATCGGTACCATAA
- the LOC128305637 gene encoding antigen 5 like allergen Cul n 1-like, which produces MERLIKTVTMAIWVACVTVLLFVLAEVDAGGKYCQSDLCPRGGPHVGCNPPPFSGGPTCRSKKNAKKVPLSSALRTFIMDEHNLNRSNIALGRIPPYPRAVKMPTLTWDEELAQLADANARSCNYGHDRCRATDKFPYAGQNIAITQFFGYRFTEKDLIHKFISSWWGEYLDARPEHIAKYPTSYSGKPIGHFTQIASDRSTKVGCSMWYWKDGQMDAYYFVCNYSTTNIMDRSVYQSGPTGSQCRKGRNSQFPGLCNPNEEPRSIMDP; this is translated from the exons ATGGAGCGTCTTATCAAAACGGTTACAATGGCCATCTGGGTAGCATGTG TCACTGTCCTTCTGTTTGTCCTTGCGGAGGTTGATGCGGGCGGCAAGTATTGTCAAAGCGATCTGTGCCCCCGTGGAGGTCCTCACGTCGGATGCAACCCACCACCCTTTTCCGGTGGTCCAACCTGCCGCAGTAAGAAGAACGCCAAGAAGGTCCCACTATCGTCCGCACTGCGCACATTCATCATGGACGAACACAATCTAAATCGTTCGAACATTGCGCTCGGAAGGATACCGCCCTACCCGAGGGCGGTCAAAATGCCAACGCTCACCTGGGACGAGGAGCTGGCTCAGCTGGCCGATGCGAACGCGCGCTCCTGTAACTATGGCCATGATCGGTGCCGGGCAACGGACAAGTTCCCGTACGCGGGACAAAACATTGCCATCACGCAGTTCTTCGGTTATCGGTTTACGGAGAAGGACCTGATCCACAAGTTTATCTCGAGCTGGTGGGGTGAATATTTGGATGCACGCCCGGAACACATTGCCAAGTATCCGACATCGTACAGTGG CAAACCCATCGGTCACTTCACGCAGATCGCGAGTGATCGTAGCACGAAGGTGGGCTGCTCCATGTGGTACTGGAAGGATGGCCAGATGGATGCGTACTACTTCGTGTGCAACTACTCCACGACCAACATTATGGATCGTTCCGTGTATCAGTCCGGTCCTACCGGTTCACAGTGCAGAAAGGGAAGGAACTCCCAATTCCCAGGACTCTGTAACCCCAATGAAGAACCTCGCTCCATTATGGATCCCTAG